A DNA window from Ostrea edulis chromosome 5, xbOstEdul1.1, whole genome shotgun sequence contains the following coding sequences:
- the LOC125650988 gene encoding signal recognition particle 14 kDa protein-like isoform X2 translates to MVLLENDTFLTELTKLFQKGKISGSLSLTMKRYDGKTKPEPRKGSLPEPHEYKCLLRATLGNKKISTVINQKDVNKFQMAYANVLKGNMDGLKKKDKKSAAKSKSKATQ, encoded by the exons ATGGTTCTCTTGGAAAACGATACG tttTTGACGGAATTAACCAAGTTATTCCAGAAGGGTAAAATTTCAGGATCCCTATCGTTGACGATGAAGAGAT ATGATGGAAAAACTAAGCCAGAGCCAAGGAAAGGAAGTCTTCCAGAGCCTCACGAATATAAATGTTTACTTAGGGCTACATTAGGAAACAAAAAGATAAGCACAGTG ataAACCAAAAAGATGTcaacaaatttcaaatg GCCTATgcaaatgttttaaaaggaaacatGGATGGATTAAAGAAAAAGGACAAGAAATCAGCAGCGAAATCGAAGTCCAAGGCTACACAATAA
- the LOC125650988 gene encoding signal recognition particle 14 kDa protein-like isoform X1 yields the protein MVLLENDTFLTELTKLFQKGKISGSLSLTMKRYDGKTKPEPRKGSLPEPHEYKCLLRATLGNKKISTVINQKDVNKFQMAYANVLKGNMDGLKKKDKKSAAKSKSKATQ from the exons ATGGTTCTCTTGGAAAACGATACG tttTTGACGGAATTAACCAAGTTATTCCAGAAGGGTAAAATTTCAGGATCCCTATCGTTGACGATGAAGAGAT ATGATGGAAAAACTAAGCCAGAGCCAAGGAAAGGAAGTCTTCCAGAGCCTCACGAATATAAATGTTTACTTAGGGCTACATTAGGAAACAAAAAGATAAGCACAGTG ataAACCAAAAAGATGTcaacaaatttcaaatg GCCTATgcaaatgttttaaaaggaaacatGGATGGATTAAAGAAAAAGGACAAGAAATCAGCAGCGAAATCGAAGTCCAAG GCTACACAATGA